A window of the Sandaracinaceae bacterium genome harbors these coding sequences:
- the katG gene encoding catalase/peroxidase HPI yields MSNDQAKSASTGKCPVAHGGNTNVGAAAAGWWPKALNLDILHQHDAKTNPLGGEFSYRKELAKLDVAALKKDLHTLMTDSQPWWPADWGHYGGLMIRMAWHAAGTYRVADGRGGGGTGNQRFAPLNSWPDNVNLDKARRLLWPIKRKYGNRVSWADLILLAGTIAYESMGLETFGFGFGREDIWHPEKDIDWGSEKEWLAANRYEDQSRETHDNPLAAVQMGLIYVNPEGVNGKPDPLRTAADVRLTFARMAMNDEETVALTAGGHTVGKAHGNGDASKLGPDPEGAAVGEAGLGWKNPKGSGHGRDTVTSGIEGAWTTHPTRWDSGYFDMLFGHEWELKKSPAGAWQWEPVEIAEDDKPVDVQDPSIRYNPIMTDADMAMIKDPEYRKISERFHKDPAYFSKVFARAWFKLTHRDMGPKARYFGPDVPQEDLLWQDPVPAGSTGYDVAATKARIEASGLSVSDMVSTAWDSARTFRGSDMRGGANGARIRLAPQRDWAGNEPERLARVLGVLEGIAKESGASVADVIVLAGNVGIEQAARAAGVEVDVPFAPGRGDATDGMTDAESFAPLEPLHDGYRNWLKADYGVSAEELLLDRTQLMGLTAPEMTVLVGGMRVLGTNHGGTAHGVFTDRVGVLSNDFFVHLTDMRYAWAPAPDGTFELRERDKGTVAFTATRVDLVFGSNSVLRAYAELYAQDDNHERFVRDFVAAWTKVMNADRFDLEA; encoded by the coding sequence ATGAGCAACGACCAGGCAAAGAGCGCGAGCACGGGGAAGTGCCCTGTGGCCCACGGCGGAAACACGAACGTCGGCGCAGCTGCCGCGGGGTGGTGGCCGAAGGCGCTGAACCTCGACATCCTCCACCAGCACGACGCGAAGACCAACCCGCTGGGCGGCGAGTTCAGCTACCGGAAAGAGCTCGCGAAGCTCGACGTGGCCGCCTTGAAGAAGGACCTGCACACGCTGATGACCGACAGCCAGCCCTGGTGGCCAGCCGACTGGGGCCACTACGGCGGACTGATGATCCGTATGGCGTGGCACGCCGCGGGCACCTACCGCGTGGCGGACGGTCGCGGCGGCGGGGGCACCGGCAACCAGCGCTTCGCGCCGCTGAACTCGTGGCCCGACAACGTCAACCTCGACAAGGCACGGCGGCTGCTGTGGCCCATCAAGCGCAAGTACGGCAACCGCGTGAGCTGGGCCGACCTGATCCTCCTCGCGGGGACCATCGCGTACGAGTCGATGGGCCTCGAGACGTTCGGCTTCGGGTTCGGCCGTGAGGACATCTGGCACCCGGAGAAGGACATCGACTGGGGCTCGGAGAAGGAGTGGCTCGCCGCCAACCGCTACGAAGACCAGAGCCGCGAGACCCACGACAACCCGCTGGCCGCGGTGCAGATGGGGCTCATCTACGTCAACCCCGAGGGGGTCAACGGCAAGCCCGACCCGCTGCGCACCGCGGCGGACGTGCGCCTCACGTTCGCGCGTATGGCGATGAACGACGAGGAGACCGTCGCGTTGACCGCGGGTGGTCACACAGTCGGCAAGGCCCACGGCAACGGCGACGCTTCCAAGCTCGGACCGGATCCGGAGGGCGCCGCTGTCGGTGAGGCGGGCCTCGGATGGAAGAACCCGAAGGGCAGCGGCCACGGGCGTGACACCGTCACGAGCGGCATCGAGGGCGCCTGGACCACGCACCCGACGCGCTGGGACAGCGGCTACTTCGACATGCTCTTCGGGCACGAGTGGGAGCTGAAGAAGAGCCCCGCGGGCGCGTGGCAGTGGGAGCCCGTGGAGATCGCCGAGGACGACAAGCCGGTCGACGTCCAGGATCCGAGCATTCGCTACAACCCCATCATGACCGACGCCGACATGGCGATGATCAAGGACCCCGAGTACCGCAAGATCTCGGAGCGGTTCCACAAGGACCCGGCGTACTTCTCGAAGGTGTTCGCCCGCGCGTGGTTCAAGCTGACGCACCGCGACATGGGGCCCAAGGCCCGCTACTTCGGGCCCGACGTACCGCAGGAGGACCTCCTCTGGCAGGACCCGGTCCCCGCGGGGAGCACGGGCTACGACGTAGCCGCCACGAAGGCGCGCATCGAAGCGAGCGGCCTATCCGTGAGCGACATGGTCAGCACCGCGTGGGACAGCGCGCGCACCTTCCGCGGCTCCGACATGCGCGGCGGGGCGAACGGCGCGCGTATCCGGCTCGCTCCGCAGCGTGACTGGGCGGGCAACGAGCCCGAGCGGCTCGCCCGCGTGCTCGGGGTGCTCGAGGGCATCGCCAAGGAGTCCGGGGCGAGCGTGGCGGACGTCATCGTGCTGGCGGGCAACGTGGGCATCGAGCAGGCCGCGCGCGCCGCCGGGGTCGAGGTAGACGTGCCGTTCGCGCCGGGGCGTGGCGACGCGACCGACGGGATGACGGACGCCGAGTCCTTCGCGCCCCTCGAGCCGCTGCACGACGGATACCGCAACTGGCTGAAGGCGGACTACGGCGTGAGCGCGGAGGAGCTGCTGCTCGACCGCACACAGCTGATGGGCCTGACCGCGCCCGAGATGACCGTGCTCGTCGGTGGCATGCGCGTCCTCGGCACCAACCACGGCGGCACGGCGCACGGCGTGTTCACGGACCGCGTGGGCGTCCTGAGCAACGACTTCTTCGTCCACCTCACGGACATGCGCTACGCGTGGGCGCCCGCTCCCGACGGAACGTTCGAGCTGCGCGAGCGCGACAAGGGAACCGTGGCGTTCACCGCGACGCGGGTGGACCTGGTGTTCGGCTCCAACTCCGTCTTGCGCGCCTACGCCGAGCTGTATGCCCAGGACGACAACCACGAGCGGTTCGTGCGCGACTTCGTCGCCGCGTGGACCAAAGTCATGAACGCCGACCGCTTCGACCTCGAGGCGTGA
- a CDS encoding metal-sensing transcriptional repressor, whose amino-acid sequence MHALDESNKAALGNRLARIEGQVRGLRKLIEQDADCEKVAQQMAAARKALDKTYHELLACMIERELRVDGQSERAAKNLAQVRALLSKYG is encoded by the coding sequence ATGCACGCACTCGACGAGAGCAACAAGGCCGCGCTCGGCAACCGCCTCGCCCGCATCGAAGGGCAGGTGCGCGGCCTCCGCAAGCTCATCGAGCAGGACGCGGACTGCGAGAAGGTGGCGCAGCAGATGGCTGCGGCGCGCAAGGCGCTGGACAAGACCTACCACGAGCTGCTGGCCTGCATGATCGAGCGCGAGCTGCGTGTGGATGGGCAGAGCGAGCGCGCCGCGAAGAACCTCGCGCAGGTGCGCGCGCTGTTGAGCAAGTACGGCTGA
- a CDS encoding DNA-3-methyladenine glycosylase I has product METFKQIYARAAARKGKKALEARFPATLSEAELAATEDHRWVAAMARALFEAGFSWKVIETKWPGFEEAFSGFDPRVLLALTDQQVDGLGRDPRIVRNAAKIRAVLDNAGFVADVAAEHGSFGRFVAAWPPSDITGLWAMLKERGGRLGGDTGPRVLRKMGKDTFILSNDVVTALIGLGVVQKKPTSKADLRAVQAAFDRWRAESGRDLATISLTLACTVASPDPDASGGAH; this is encoded by the coding sequence ATGGAGACGTTCAAGCAGATCTACGCTCGGGCCGCCGCACGCAAAGGCAAGAAGGCTCTCGAGGCACGCTTCCCCGCAACGCTGAGCGAGGCGGAGCTCGCCGCGACAGAAGACCACCGCTGGGTGGCGGCCATGGCGCGGGCCCTCTTCGAGGCCGGGTTCTCGTGGAAGGTGATCGAGACGAAGTGGCCCGGGTTCGAGGAGGCCTTCTCCGGCTTCGACCCGCGCGTGCTGCTGGCGCTGACCGACCAGCAGGTGGACGGACTCGGACGCGATCCACGCATCGTGCGCAACGCGGCCAAGATCCGAGCGGTCCTCGACAACGCGGGCTTCGTCGCGGACGTCGCCGCGGAGCACGGCAGCTTCGGGCGCTTTGTTGCCGCGTGGCCTCCCTCCGACATCACGGGGCTGTGGGCGATGCTGAAGGAACGCGGCGGTCGTCTCGGTGGCGACACCGGGCCGCGCGTGCTGCGCAAGATGGGGAAGGACACATTCATCTTGAGCAACGACGTCGTGACGGCCCTCATCGGGCTCGGGGTGGTGCAGAAGAAGCCCACGTCCAAAGCGGACCTACGTGCCGTTCAGGCCGCGTTCGACCGCTGGCGCGCCGAGAGCGGGCGCGACCTGGCGACGATCAGCCTGACGCTGGCGTGCACCGTGGCGAGCCCCGATCCGGACGCGTCCGGCGGCGCGCACTGA
- a CDS encoding DNA starvation/stationary phase protection protein: MKIDIGIEAAKREEIANGLSRVLADSYTLYLKTHNFHWNVTGPMFQTLHLMFETQYNELALAVDLVAERIRALGLPAPGTYRQFIELSSIKEEDGVPKASDMITKLVDGHETVARTAREVFKTAESVSDQPTCDLLTQRMQVHEKTAWMLRSLLE; the protein is encoded by the coding sequence ATGAAGATCGACATTGGCATCGAAGCCGCCAAGCGCGAGGAGATCGCGAACGGGCTGTCACGCGTGCTCGCGGACTCCTACACGCTCTACCTCAAGACCCACAACTTCCACTGGAACGTCACGGGGCCCATGTTCCAGACCCTGCACCTCATGTTCGAGACGCAGTACAACGAGCTGGCGCTGGCCGTGGACCTCGTCGCCGAACGCATCCGCGCGCTGGGGCTCCCCGCGCCGGGCACCTACCGGCAGTTCATCGAGCTCTCGTCCATCAAGGAGGAAGACGGCGTCCCCAAGGCCTCCGACATGATCACGAAGCTGGTCGACGGGCACGAGACCGTCGCCCGCACGGCGCGCGAGGTGTTCAAGACCGCCGAGAGCGTCAGCGACCAGCCGACCTGCGACCTGCTCACCCAGCGCATGCAGGTGCACGAGAAGACCGCGTGGATGCTGCGCAGCCTGCTCGAGTGA
- a CDS encoding class I SAM-dependent methyltransferase, with translation MIKHLGTLEDVDALAQLGAWAGWDVLDVGCGPGRLSRALAQRGARVRGFEPDPVQAAKNAAAPTAAGVTFALAPAEALPVVDACADAVVLSRSLHHVPAQHMDTALREAQRALRPGGALFVLEPDIHGQFSQVIRPFHDETEVRALALAALDRAATRFERVEECWYTTEARFESFAAFKAHMIGMSFNDIVAERIEQPEVAAAFEAGRDADGYRFTNPTRVRVFR, from the coding sequence ATGATCAAGCACCTCGGAACGCTGGAGGATGTCGACGCGCTCGCGCAGCTCGGCGCATGGGCTGGGTGGGACGTCCTGGACGTGGGCTGCGGCCCAGGCCGGCTGAGTCGCGCGCTCGCTCAGCGCGGTGCGCGTGTGCGAGGCTTCGAACCCGACCCGGTGCAGGCCGCGAAGAACGCCGCCGCACCGACAGCGGCCGGTGTGACGTTCGCCCTAGCCCCCGCCGAGGCGCTCCCCGTCGTGGACGCGTGCGCCGACGCGGTCGTCCTGTCGCGCTCGCTGCACCACGTCCCCGCGCAGCACATGGACACGGCCCTGCGGGAGGCGCAGCGCGCGCTGCGTCCGGGCGGCGCCCTGTTCGTGCTGGAGCCCGACATCCACGGGCAGTTCAGCCAGGTGATCCGGCCGTTCCACGACGAGACGGAGGTGCGCGCGTTGGCCCTCGCCGCGCTCGACCGAGCCGCCACACGCTTCGAGCGCGTAGAAGAGTGCTGGTACACGACCGAGGCGCGCTTCGAGTCCTTCGCTGCGTTCAAGGCCCACATGATCGGCATGAGCTTCAACGACATCGTGGCGGAGCGCATCGAGCAGCCCGAGGTCGCGGCCGCGTTCGAGGCGGGGCGTGACGCGGACGGCTACCGGTTCACCAATCCGACCCGCGTGCGGGTGTTTCGCTGA
- a CDS encoding FAD-dependent oxidoreductase yields the protein MKKRIVIAGLGDTGLLVALGLHPEVEVIGVSPKPCLVSGQELGTRVARPGLWREHYLVDFARYRKLRGMATRHGLITRLLPERDEVVVRRMDGTEETLRYDALVLSMGVTNGFWRTATLEGREDVEQGIDEVASQLAAAASVAVVGGGATAASAASNLREAHPDKPVTLFFGERGLLPDYHPRVRKQVVARLERQGVALRPGHRAVMPAGFAGERLTPGPIAFSSGQPAFQADAVLWAVGRLQPNTSFVPANMLEEDGFVRADPQLRVPGYNNVFTVGDVAATDPNRSSARNSGFLTVAHNVRCLLEGREDRMKAFEATPHRWGSVLGVQHDGMRVFAPNGLSVGIGLFWVRNVLFPLVVRRGIYKGVDPA from the coding sequence ATGAAGAAGCGCATCGTGATCGCAGGCCTCGGCGACACCGGGCTGCTGGTGGCCCTGGGCCTGCACCCCGAGGTCGAGGTCATCGGCGTCTCGCCGAAACCGTGTCTGGTGAGCGGGCAGGAGCTCGGCACGCGCGTCGCCCGGCCCGGGCTGTGGCGCGAGCACTACCTCGTGGACTTTGCGCGCTACCGCAAGCTGCGCGGGATGGCGACGCGCCACGGCCTGATCACGCGCCTGCTCCCGGAGCGAGACGAAGTCGTGGTACGTCGCATGGACGGAACCGAGGAGACGCTGCGCTACGACGCCTTGGTGCTCTCCATGGGCGTGACCAACGGTTTCTGGCGTACGGCTACGCTCGAGGGGCGTGAGGACGTGGAGCAGGGGATCGACGAGGTCGCGTCGCAGCTGGCGGCCGCCGCTTCCGTGGCGGTCGTGGGGGGCGGTGCGACGGCCGCGAGCGCCGCCTCGAACCTGAGGGAGGCGCACCCGGACAAGCCCGTGACGCTCTTCTTCGGTGAGCGCGGGCTGCTCCCGGACTACCACCCGCGCGTGCGCAAGCAGGTCGTGGCGCGACTCGAGCGTCAAGGCGTGGCGCTGCGCCCGGGCCACCGCGCGGTGATGCCCGCGGGCTTCGCGGGTGAGCGGCTGACCCCCGGGCCGATCGCGTTCTCGAGTGGGCAGCCCGCCTTTCAGGCGGACGCCGTCCTCTGGGCCGTGGGCCGGCTGCAGCCCAACACGAGCTTCGTGCCGGCCAACATGCTCGAGGAGGACGGCTTCGTGCGCGCCGACCCCCAGCTGCGCGTGCCGGGCTACAACAACGTGTTCACGGTGGGCGACGTGGCCGCCACGGACCCGAACCGCAGCTCGGCGCGCAACTCCGGCTTCCTGACGGTGGCGCACAACGTGCGATGCCTACTCGAAGGGCGCGAGGACCGCATGAAGGCGTTCGAGGCCACGCCTCATCGCTGGGGCTCGGTGCTGGGCGTCCAGCACGACGGCATGCGCGTGTTCGCGCCCAACGGGCTCAGCGTGGGCATCGGGTTGTTCTGGGTGCGCAACGTGCTGTTCCCGCTCGTCGTCCGGCGTGGGATCTACAAGGGCGTGGACCCCGCCTGA
- a CDS encoding putative metal-binding motif-containing protein: MLLLCAPGCGHGPEVGGDDAGQGACTTALDCDDGVYCNGPEQCVPGDGEGSPSTCVAGVAPCGSGACSESSRACVAECDPTGDRDNDGVVSVACGGSDCDDDDPNRFPGNPEVCDALGHDEDCDPSTLGPDLDLDQFISDMCCNTQPGGELLCGLDCDDTRIAVNPAAIDDCNAGVDDDCDGEVDENPEFRFYRDFDGDGYGVTTDFVMRCGAPPGYSPIPGDCNDMFPNVNPGVVTDICDGAVDHNCDGFIDETCGCVDNVDLPCGISDIGICTLGVQQCVGGLPQACSAVFPEFADEQLCDGRDEDCDRTIDEGLQTLCYPDGDSDGFAAAGAAPTPRCVCGAGTTALAPDSPSTTDCNDATAQVNPNQLEVCDATGRDENCNGQVDEGLRVHCYPDQDSDSYAPLGSTFVSRCACLVQETTRVPVASVFDCNDANAAQHPSAGEACDAAMLDEDCDGETNEDCACSGTATRPCSEAGFLGACGQATQTCDSGTWSACPTTTGPEVCGGGDENCNGAFDENQPCSPLPVGMGGDAPRSCNNGCPTAATQTCSAGCVWGTCQAAEVCNYCDDDNDGSLADDAALATTTQSQGVADDDTVVFGDATRVGAAVLFGPSDNTSGAGSAMAPFLTLGYGTLVIEGTATLLCNHTDAPVATHGWALFLLTADGRSTKVGAAADQGVPYDRVGYAAQWRWRNVGDRGYLRALAHPGDDPILRSATLVDNAFGAVDCDGTSSATFTQRLRMTIHPDDPSTGVNETEVCVDSIDGAGNVLAAVGCCESATEACGPALQTGDRIRLALSLGYGANMQGFIGTARFTATQGGTCAP; encoded by the coding sequence ATGCTCTTGCTCTGCGCGCCCGGCTGTGGGCACGGGCCCGAAGTAGGTGGGGACGACGCGGGTCAGGGCGCGTGCACGACCGCCCTGGACTGCGACGACGGGGTCTACTGCAACGGGCCGGAGCAGTGCGTTCCCGGGGATGGCGAGGGGAGTCCGAGCACGTGCGTCGCCGGTGTCGCCCCGTGCGGGTCTGGGGCATGCAGCGAGTCGTCTCGGGCGTGTGTGGCCGAGTGCGACCCCACCGGGGACCGCGACAACGATGGGGTGGTCTCCGTGGCTTGCGGCGGGTCCGACTGCGACGACGACGACCCGAACCGCTTCCCCGGAAACCCCGAGGTGTGCGACGCGCTGGGCCACGACGAAGACTGTGACCCGTCCACCCTGGGCCCCGATCTCGATCTCGACCAGTTCATTTCGGACATGTGCTGCAACACGCAGCCCGGCGGGGAGCTCCTGTGTGGCCTGGACTGTGACGACACGCGCATCGCGGTGAACCCGGCCGCCATCGACGACTGCAACGCGGGGGTGGACGACGACTGTGACGGCGAGGTCGACGAGAACCCGGAGTTTCGCTTCTACCGGGACTTCGACGGTGATGGCTACGGCGTGACGACCGACTTCGTCATGCGTTGCGGCGCCCCGCCTGGCTACTCGCCCATCCCGGGCGACTGCAACGACATGTTCCCCAACGTGAACCCCGGGGTGGTGACGGACATCTGCGACGGCGCGGTCGACCACAACTGCGACGGGTTCATCGACGAGACGTGTGGCTGCGTGGACAACGTCGATCTTCCGTGCGGCATCAGCGACATCGGGATCTGCACGCTGGGGGTCCAGCAGTGCGTGGGCGGACTGCCTCAGGCCTGCTCGGCCGTCTTCCCCGAGTTCGCGGACGAGCAGCTGTGCGATGGACGCGACGAGGACTGCGACCGCACCATCGACGAAGGTCTCCAGACGCTGTGCTACCCCGACGGCGACTCGGACGGCTTCGCCGCGGCGGGGGCTGCGCCGACGCCCCGCTGCGTATGTGGCGCGGGCACCACGGCGCTCGCCCCGGACTCACCGAGCACCACGGACTGCAACGACGCGACCGCTCAAGTGAACCCCAACCAGCTCGAGGTCTGCGACGCCACGGGACGCGACGAGAATTGCAACGGGCAGGTGGACGAGGGGCTCCGCGTGCACTGCTACCCCGACCAGGACAGCGACAGCTACGCGCCGCTGGGGTCGACCTTCGTCTCCCGCTGCGCGTGCCTCGTGCAAGAGACCACGCGCGTTCCCGTGGCGAGCGTGTTCGATTGCAACGACGCCAACGCCGCACAGCACCCGTCGGCGGGCGAGGCCTGCGACGCCGCAATGCTGGACGAGGACTGCGACGGAGAGACCAACGAGGACTGCGCGTGCAGCGGCACCGCGACTCGACCGTGCAGCGAGGCGGGTTTCCTCGGGGCGTGTGGGCAGGCGACGCAGACCTGCGACAGCGGGACGTGGAGCGCGTGTCCCACGACGACCGGCCCCGAGGTGTGCGGCGGGGGCGACGAGAACTGCAACGGGGCGTTCGACGAGAACCAGCCGTGCAGTCCGCTCCCGGTGGGCATGGGCGGAGACGCGCCCAGGTCGTGCAACAACGGGTGCCCGACGGCCGCCACGCAGACGTGTAGCGCGGGGTGCGTCTGGGGCACCTGCCAGGCGGCGGAGGTCTGCAACTACTGTGACGACGACAACGACGGGTCGCTCGCGGACGACGCGGCGTTGGCGACCACCACGCAGAGCCAGGGCGTCGCGGACGACGACACGGTCGTGTTCGGCGACGCCACCCGCGTGGGGGCGGCCGTGCTGTTTGGGCCGTCCGACAACACGTCCGGAGCCGGCTCGGCCATGGCGCCGTTCCTGACCCTCGGGTACGGCACGCTCGTCATCGAAGGCACAGCGACCCTCCTGTGCAACCACACGGACGCGCCGGTCGCCACCCACGGCTGGGCCCTGTTCTTGCTCACCGCGGACGGCCGCTCGACGAAGGTCGGCGCGGCCGCGGACCAAGGCGTGCCCTACGACCGCGTGGGCTACGCCGCGCAGTGGCGCTGGCGGAACGTGGGAGACCGCGGCTATCTGCGCGCGCTGGCGCATCCCGGCGACGACCCGATCCTTCGCAGCGCCACGCTGGTGGACAACGCGTTCGGTGCGGTCGACTGCGACGGAACCAGCAGCGCGACGTTCACCCAGCGACTCCGCATGACGATCCACCCCGACGACCCGTCCACGGGTGTGAACGAGACCGAAGTGTGCGTCGACAGCATCGACGGTGCCGGCAACGTACTGGCTGCCGTCGGGTGCTGCGAGAGCGCCACCGAGGCGTGCGGCCCCGCCCTGCAGACCGGCGACCGCATCCGCCTCGCGCTCTCGCTCGGCTACGGCGCCAACATGCAGGGCTTCATCGGCACCGCCCGCTTCACGGCGACGCAGGGCGGCACCTGCGCTCCGTGA
- a CDS encoding M20/M25/M40 family metallo-hydrolase yields MTDLARFRADATLTQHAVDLCQALLRIDTTNPPGNEREAADLCATELREGGLEPVILESAPGRANVVARLKATRDVGKRPLLLTAHLDVVGVDPEHWDHPPFGGVIADGCLWGRGAIDMKNMAAMSVAVLKRLAQERVALDRDLIFAGVADEEAGCKHGSFWLADHHPELVRSEFALGEGGGFNMHLGNRNFFVVQVAEKGVCWVKARVRGEPGHGSLPRPDSSVHKLAAGIERLRRRGLSKRVTPVMRDFLAALAEGQPSAVKALLPRLLEPPVAEHLLRLLPDQSVARALGAMVANTASPTVVRAGSKTNVIPSLAEVDIDGRILPGTTTEEFLAELQHVLGPDFELEVTNAWNPMVTSPRESGFLDCIHEVMAEREPDAPLVPYLMPGFTDATAFTSIGARWYGFAPVKLPKGMRFADMFHGHNERIPVDGLRWGTETLTDLLVRFAGV; encoded by the coding sequence ATGACCGACCTCGCCCGCTTCCGCGCCGACGCTACGCTCACCCAGCACGCGGTGGACCTCTGTCAGGCGTTGCTGCGCATCGACACGACCAACCCTCCCGGGAACGAGCGCGAGGCCGCCGACCTGTGCGCCACGGAGCTGCGCGAAGGTGGCCTCGAGCCGGTCATCCTCGAGAGCGCGCCCGGCCGCGCCAACGTCGTCGCGCGCTTGAAGGCGACGCGTGACGTGGGCAAGCGACCGTTGCTGCTGACGGCGCACCTCGACGTCGTGGGCGTGGACCCCGAGCACTGGGACCACCCGCCGTTCGGCGGGGTCATCGCCGACGGATGCCTGTGGGGACGCGGCGCGATCGACATGAAGAACATGGCGGCGATGTCGGTGGCCGTGCTGAAGCGGCTCGCGCAAGAGCGTGTCGCGCTCGACCGCGACCTCATCTTCGCCGGGGTGGCCGACGAAGAGGCGGGCTGCAAGCATGGCTCGTTCTGGCTGGCGGACCACCACCCCGAGCTGGTGCGCTCGGAGTTCGCGCTGGGCGAGGGCGGCGGGTTCAACATGCACCTCGGGAACCGCAACTTCTTCGTGGTGCAGGTGGCCGAGAAGGGCGTCTGCTGGGTCAAGGCGCGCGTGCGTGGCGAACCCGGGCACGGATCGCTGCCTCGCCCCGACTCGTCGGTGCACAAGCTGGCGGCCGGCATCGAGCGCCTGCGTCGGCGGGGTCTGTCCAAGCGGGTCACGCCGGTCATGCGCGACTTCCTCGCGGCCCTGGCCGAGGGACAGCCCAGCGCGGTGAAGGCGCTGCTGCCGCGCCTGCTCGAGCCGCCCGTAGCCGAGCACCTCCTGCGGCTGCTGCCCGACCAGAGCGTCGCGCGCGCGCTCGGGGCCATGGTGGCGAACACGGCCTCCCCCACGGTGGTGCGCGCAGGCAGCAAGACCAACGTCATCCCGTCGCTGGCCGAGGTGGACATCGACGGCCGCATCCTGCCCGGGACTACCACGGAGGAGTTCCTCGCCGAGCTGCAACACGTGCTGGGACCCGACTTCGAGCTCGAGGTGACGAACGCCTGGAACCCCATGGTCACGTCCCCGCGCGAGTCCGGCTTCCTCGACTGCATCCACGAGGTCATGGCCGAGCGCGAACCCGACGCCCCGCTCGTGCCCTACCTGATGCCAGGCTTCACCGACGCCACCGCGTTCACCAGCATCGGGGCGCGCTGGTACGGGTTCGCCCCCGTGAAGCTCCCGAAGGGCATGCGCTTCGCCGACATGTTCCACGGCCACAACGAGCGCATCCCCGTCGATGGGCTGCGCTGGGGGACGGAGACGCTGACGGACCTGCTCGTGCGCTTCGCGGGCGTGTGA
- a CDS encoding DUF2892 domain-containing protein, giving the protein MSNVTVNQGLRVMAGTFTLASVALGWFVHPAFFLFTAFVGLNQLQSGFTGWCPAMWMLERAGLRKEAPIGAEGESCCS; this is encoded by the coding sequence ATGAGCAACGTCACCGTCAACCAGGGCCTCCGCGTGATGGCCGGGACCTTCACCCTCGCGAGCGTGGCGCTCGGCTGGTTCGTGCACCCGGCGTTCTTCCTGTTCACCGCCTTCGTCGGGCTGAACCAGCTGCAGAGCGGCTTCACGGGGTGGTGCCCCGCCATGTGGATGCTCGAGCGCGCGGGCCTGCGCAAAGAGGCGCCCATCGGGGCGGAAGGCGAGAGCTGCTGCAGCTGA
- a CDS encoding transcriptional repressor has protein sequence MKVPESEIDRRVEHFTAAARRAGLKLTHQRLQIFRAVAASLEHPSAEAVYREVRTTTPTVSLDTVYRTLWTLTDLGVLTTLGPRQDSMRFDANVANHHHYVCTRCGLVRDFESDDLDALEVPDTARRYGQVVSAHIEVRGICDDCVRAAASEEPDTRNQRGRRP, from the coding sequence GTGAAAGTCCCCGAGAGCGAGATCGATAGACGCGTCGAGCACTTCACCGCAGCCGCCCGGCGCGCGGGGCTCAAGCTGACGCACCAGCGCCTCCAGATCTTCCGCGCCGTCGCGGCGAGCCTCGAGCACCCGAGCGCAGAGGCGGTCTACCGCGAGGTGCGCACCACGACGCCCACCGTGTCGCTCGACACGGTCTACCGCACGCTGTGGACGCTCACCGACCTCGGGGTGCTGACCACCCTCGGCCCGCGCCAGGACAGCATGCGCTTCGACGCGAACGTGGCGAACCACCACCACTACGTCTGCACCCGCTGCGGCTTGGTGCGCGACTTCGAGAGCGACGACCTCGACGCGCTCGAGGTGCCCGACACTGCCAGGCGCTACGGGCAGGTCGTCAGCGCGCACATCGAGGTCCGAGGCATCTGCGACGACTGCGTCCGCGCGGCGGCGAGTGAAGAACCCGACACCCGAAACCAGAGAGGGAGAAGACCATGA